One window of the Gottschalkia purinilytica genome contains the following:
- a CDS encoding ERF family protein: MADKNLYQKIVEIREVAGSFAKDAQGFGYSYVSGNQVLSKIKDKMNELNLLLIPSTKVGEHHTHSYKTSKGKDSLDFVVKGEMSYTWINGDDPKEQYTVEWAYYGQQDDISKAYGSALTYSERYFLLKCLGLPTDEDDPDGRGVSNANNANSSKTTSSNVTRSNNSSYSCSICNVSINQAVNTFSMNKYGKPLCRDCQKKQG; the protein is encoded by the coding sequence ATGGCAGATAAAAATTTATATCAAAAGATAGTTGAAATCAGAGAAGTAGCAGGTAGTTTTGCTAAAGATGCTCAGGGTTTTGGATACTCTTATGTTTCTGGAAATCAAGTTTTAAGCAAAATAAAAGATAAAATGAACGAGTTGAACTTATTGCTTATACCTTCTACAAAAGTAGGCGAACATCATACGCATTCATATAAGACATCTAAAGGGAAAGATTCACTTGATTTTGTTGTTAAAGGAGAAATGTCTTACACATGGATAAACGGAGATGATCCCAAAGAACAGTATACGGTAGAATGGGCCTATTATGGCCAACAAGATGATATATCAAAAGCATATGGAAGTGCATTAACTTACAGTGAAAGATATTTTTTACTTAAGTGTTTAGGACTACCTACAGACGAAGATGATCCGGACGGAAGAGGTGTTTCAAACGCTAATAACGCAAATAGTAGCAAAACTACATCTAGTAACGTTACTAGAAGTAATAATTCTAGCTACTCCTGTTCAATATGCAATGTAAGTATAAATCAAGCGGTGAATACCTTTAGTATGAATAAGTACGGAAAACCACTATGTAGAGATTGTCAGAAAAAACAAGGTTAA
- a CDS encoding helix-turn-helix domain-containing protein: MADYLKSEIEDVKKKGFGIIPKLVMTDERLSIEAKAIYSYMASYAGAGDTAFPGITKMIKDLNISEKRFYSHRKKLVELGYLTITKTREGNRRGNNIYTLNQIVKSEHSQNDSIEESEHSRFESVQNESVRNESVQNESVQNDGTNSNSINNNSINNNSINNNSIIKTTTTTKEKENCSSSSKNKDLETNKNLAVIAKEFEQSGFGTINLTVKELLEELLKNYSVEWIVQAFKIAVKKNKRRLDYVEGILENWLRDGGMKLSSEKKGADNNGGSSTNTEQCDPYEGIGITL; encoded by the coding sequence ATGGCGGACTACTTAAAAAGTGAAATAGAGGATGTTAAAAAGAAGGGGTTTGGAATAATACCTAAACTAGTTATGACGGATGAAAGACTAAGTATAGAAGCTAAAGCAATATATAGTTACATGGCAAGTTATGCAGGAGCAGGAGACACAGCGTTCCCAGGAATCACAAAAATGATAAAGGATTTAAATATAAGTGAAAAAAGATTCTATAGTCATAGAAAAAAATTAGTAGAGCTAGGGTACTTAACTATAACTAAAACTAGAGAGGGAAACAGAAGAGGGAACAATATATATACATTAAATCAAATAGTTAAATCTGAACACAGTCAAAATGACAGCATTGAAGAATCTGAACACAGTCGTTTTGAAAGTGTTCAAAATGAAAGTGTACGAAATGAAAGTGTTCAAAATGAAAGTGTTCAAAACGACGGTACTAATAGTAACAGTATTAATAATAACAGTATTAATAATAACAGTATTAATAATAACAGTATTATAAAAACAACAACTACTACTAAAGAAAAAGAAAATTGTAGTAGTAGCTCTAAAAATAAAGATTTAGAAACTAATAAAAATCTTGCTGTAATTGCAAAAGAATTTGAACAAAGTGGATTCGGAACTATTAACTTAACTGTAAAAGAATTACTAGAAGAGTTATTAAAAAATTACTCCGTGGAATGGATAGTACAAGCTTTTAAAATAGCTGTTAAGAAGAATAAAAGACGGTTGGACTATGTAGAAGGAATACTTGAAAATTGGTTACGTGATGGTGGAATGAAATTAAGTTCAGAGAAAAAAGGAGCTGATAATAATGGAGGCAGTAGCACGAACACTGAACAATGTGATCCATATGAGGGAATCGGAATTACACTCTGA